The window TGGTCTTGGCTGCTCTGACTTGTGGTCATGTTTACAGTTGTCTGGAAGGGCGatgcctgctgctgcacagcagaggaggtggaggtCTGCAAAGCAACCgtctcattctgtgtggagaaGATTGTTGCCTGGGTAAGGTCTTGTGAGCTCAAGCTTCCTTGCAGGACCGATATGGCAGACTGGGGCATGAAGATGGTGACAGGGGCCTCAGCAGAGCTGCCAGAACTTGGGACCACTTGCATGGGCTGTTGGCCTTCAAACAGGCTCTGCTGTTGGGGCTCACTGACAGGCTGGTTCTCCACTATGGAGCTTTGGTCCTGGTAAGACATGGGCTCTGTAGTCTCCTGCTGGCTCACAGATACCACACTATTTGGATAAAAGAGAAGAGCAGGGCTCTGACTTTCCTGGGAAGGACCACTGCTTTCAAAGATCATGCTGGGAGACTGCTCCTGGGTGCTCAAGGTGCTGGCACAGTAAAGGAGgcctgtctgctgctgctgttggcttGGGGAGAGAGTGCTGCTTGGAGGGTGAGCTGACAGGTTCTGGAACATGCTCTGGccctgctgctgtggctgctggGATGACAACTGTTGTCCCATGGGTGTGTTCTGCtcaatgggaggcagctgggatGGAAACACTGACCCTGACTGAGTATTGGAAGCAGATGTCGCCATAGAGTCAAGAAATGCCATCTGTTGCTGTTGCGGTTGTTGACTACTGTCTGCTGACAGCTGGCTGGGTAGGGCACCCTGAGGGAGAAAAATCCCTGGGGCGGGAGACTGCTGGTCTGAGGACAAGGTGGAGCTTGTGAGAACCGTTAGGGTGTTCTGAAAGATGACTGCTTGGACCTGCTCCTGAGTGGGAGAGGCCTTCTGTGTCAGAAATAGTGACCCCTGAGTGTTGGTCAATTGACTTGAGTTGTGAAACAGCTGCTGAGGTGGAGAGGGGTTGGCAGGGGGCTGCTGAAGAAAGCTAGAAGTCTGGATGGACAGAAGCTCCTCAGCCTGCTGAAAAAGGGCTGCTTGTTCCTGATGCTGGTGCGTCTGCTCCTGCTGATGTTGTGTGGCTGTGCAGTGCAAACCTTCTGCTGAGTGAAAGAATGGCCCCTGGTCTGGTGCCATGGCCTGAGCAGAGCTCTGCTGTTGGGGTGTTTTAGTCTGAGAATCATCTTGGAAGATGCCACACTGCATGGATATATCTGGTTGGAACAGTTCTGATTGAAGTTGCTTTTGTAGGTCCTCAAGGACCTGCTgttgttcctgctgctgctccttcatAAGGGAGTTTTCTGCTGACTGCAGCTGCTGGCCACTGATGTTCTCTTGCACCTGTTGCATACTCTCAGAGAGAGGGGAAGTGGGGTTGTAGAGCACTTGGTTAAGCTGCTGTTGAGCAGCTGCCTCCAGGACCTGCTGCACCAGGTTGCTTCCATCTGAGTGAGTGGAGGAGAACCCCCCGGCCTGGAGCTGGCGCACTGCCCTCTCCAGTTGGGCCACCCCATCCTGTGGGAACAGAGGAAGCTGGGACTGCTGCTCAGGAGTCTCCACTATCTGCAGGAGCCCCACCACACCTGTATCTGGGCCACTGCAAGATTCCTCATGCTGTAGGCCCTCAGATTTTAGGAGGAATTGCTGGgggagctgctggaggatgGCTTCCCCAGGCATGGAGAAGGAATCAGTGGGTGTAACATCCTGCTTCTGCATAGTACTCAGGGGCTCTGTGCTTGTGTAGATAGCAGCCTGTTGGTCTGCTTCCCTTGGCTGACAAGCCATGGGAATGGAGAAAGGGTGGTTACTGTTAGAGATGTTGGACCTCATGTCTCCTTCCTGAGCAGATCTGATGGATTCTGCTACAGGATGGCTGGACACTTCCATTGGAATGACCTCTTCCCTCTTTATGAGTGGTATCACTGGGGCCATCACTGCACTGTCCAAGTTAGAACCAGCACTCTGTACCCCTGCAAGAGCAAAAAATAATATAGAAATGGAATACACACCACAATGCTTTCCccttaaaatgcagaaaacctTTAATTTCATATTCCATGCATTCAAATGGTTTTATTTGGTCTTTTTTCATGTATTGCCACTCCTTGCTAGATCCAAAACACATAAGTTGATTGTAACTATGATAATTCAATCTCTGATCACTACCTATGGGAATCAACTATAGGCTGAACAATGagtaattttttcctgaaaatgtgcTCATAAAGTGAATTTTCATAAAAGACAATTATGATTAAACTGATTGGGCAAATTTATGCATTGTGTTCCCAACCCACAAAAAGTTCACCCCTTTTCATGAAACATGCATAATTCTTGCTGTATCTgttaaacatggaaaaaatctAGTACAAAACCAAGTTCGGAACATCAGAACTACTACTGATACCTTTAATTCCAAGACCCACAAAATTGcttataaatattttgtgattCTTCACTTGTGGGCTGTTTAGCATCAGCAAGGCTCATCGTAAGAACTAACATTTCTGTTGTAAGGCATTGCTCATGTGAGTTGATAGCTTATTATACAATTTTCAGAgtacattttacacatatttgTAAGTATGTATTCTAATATGAGCATTTATTATGTGAGGGAAGCCCTTTAACAACAGGTCAGGTGGATAAATCACTTGTGTCACAAGAACACATAGCACAAATCACAGCAGAGAGTGAATTCAGAGCAGGCAGGcaaaacaacagaacaaaatgttacatttccaaGCAGCGAAATGAGCCATGGTCAGTTAAGCCATTGTTAAGATGAGCCAgcaacaaaaatgaattaaatttcaTCCTTTGCATTTCACTATACAGATTGGTTCTGTATTAGTAACAGCAACACTGAGGATTCTCCTTacttattatatacatataagcTAAATACATGAGCTCTTTATTATTAAAGCAACTGCATGTTTAATTCAGTGGCATTTATCTAGTCAAGTGAATATTTGAcccaaaaagaagaaaaaaaaaagagggactGATTTTCTGTGACAGATGTAAGGCACTGAAACAGACCACTGTAGGGTGCAGGATGTTATCTGCAGGACAGTAAAAACTGATGTGTACCTTTCATCTGCTCTTTGAAAGAACAAGGATTGGTCAAAGACTGAACTTCTTTCTTCACAGACACTTCTGCCACTTGACCTgcagcacaaacaaaatataatgcTTGCATGAAGCTCTGctggtatatttacatttatttagttgacacttttctgcacaatgacttacaatgttaatgtactgtAGTGTGCACTGCACTCTaggttcagatggggcaaagGAGGACACACGGACAGCGTTCATTATGAATGCTGACTGGAACGCTGGCACACAGCAAAAAGTATAGGCCTCAGTAACATGGGTCGTTACATTGcctttcaccaaaaaaaatggCAGCGACCTCGCTGCCTACCTGCCCCAGGAATGTCCCACTGTACGGCACTGTCCCAAATGTGCCTCCAGTCGGAAACGCAGATCCAGGACGCTTAGTGTCGATGGCCAGGGCAAGGAAAGCCAAGGCAGCCCACCACGGCAGCATGCCTGGAGGCTGTGGTGGCCATCCTTGCCTGTTTGCCTGGCCTCAGTCCTAGCACAATTCTTTTATCCAAACACAACCAGCCCTAGTGGCGTCAATGTAGTCCTTGCGCTCCCCCCAGCTGACCAGCTTACACAGGAGGGCAAGGGTCAACTCACTGCAGATCCTGCTTTGTCAGCAATGGTGAACACTCCTGTTGTGTCTGGGTGCCACGCAACACCTCTCGCCGCCTGGTCACCTTTCGGCAGAGGACCCAGGCAGGCAGCTCGAATGGGCTTCAGGCAAGTAAGGGGTTTCCTCCTCCAAAGTAGTCTTTAAACACAGGCGATCTTGCATTTAAGGCTTCGCTCGACCCAGCTGGGAAGTCTTGCCTGTGCGCAGATGGGGTATGCTGTTCTGTGCCATCTAGCATGTCATTTGGCGTCTTCAGGAAAGCACTCTCCTCCACGGATCCAGAGGAACTTTCCcccaaacacaaacactcacactcGGCGACAGGTTCACTGCCTTCCTCTGCCGCTTTTCCCCCGGGtacagggagaccccactcgacctgTTCACCTGCCTTTAGCAGCACCTTGCAGCTCTTCTTTGCCACAGAGCATGCTCTTTCCTGGGGACCCCCTGAACACCAGTGCTTCTCAACAGGTCCACTGTCTGCACCTTCACCTCCACAGGCTCTTCTGTCACCGGTCGCATTTTCATCATCTCGCTGGCTTCTTCCTTTGCTCTGGTTCCCACTTCTCCATCTTCGGGGTTCCACAGCTCTTGAATCCAGTTTCTCATCGCCCTGCCCCATTCCGTTTCTAACACCAATGGAGAGCGCTGAGTTTGGATCAGGTAAAGAAGGACGCACGGAGAATGTTTATTGGAGCACCagcacacagcgagaggtaCCGGTATGAAccaatggaaataatgctctcattCCGAGAACCTCtcttcctcaaggacctgtacCTCAAGTCAGCCTTTCCCAGCTTGTTTGgcctttttcagcttttcttaaTCTTCTCACACTGTCCAACAGGCACTCACCTCCTTACAATCCTTGTCAGTCCCCACAGTGATTGAACAATTACTTTACATCTTTCTCACAATTCCCATCATTCCCAATTATTTACAGTtagttacaactatttacatctTTTCCTGCTTGAACCTGACACTCCTCAGTAACATGGGTCATTAcagtacttaaaattatttacccatatttatacagctgggtaattttactggagcaatttagggtaagtaccttgctcaaaggtactacagctgaaggtgggatttgaacctggaacctttggtGCATCATGGAATATTTCAAATCACAAAAAATGCTACTCTGTCACTGATATTCACACAAGCTGTGAAACTACATTACAAATCCAGAAAAATTCACATAGGTTCttcatttttgcattcattttaacattctGAAACTCAATAAGGTGTGACTACCCACTATATTCAGGGCCCAGCAGTATATGGACTTAATCAAGGCTGTAAGAAGGGGATGAAGTTTCTTTGGTTTGAAGGAACATAAAAGGAGGGTGAGAGAAGTACCATAATGGATCATTACCACAGAACAGGTTTCACATTTCCTGTTCCTTCTCTCCAAGACATTAACTAACAGGACCACAGAAGAGGAGGCCTACTGACCTGATTCTGAAGTGGCAGGCAGTGGAATGCTTGGATCAGGTTCTGGATTGTAAGTGAAAGGCTGTATGTCATGAGACCGCCCAGCATTGGTCACCACAAAGATTCCCACAGAGACTGGGGAGTTGATAGCTTGATTCTGGTATGGAGGGACTTTCACAATTAAATGGTTCTaaacaaggaaaaagaaaaaacgagATTACTTATGCTGAGGAACAGACAAGTGAGTCAGTTGACAGGGCATACATTccatttacaaaatttaaaaggaaaaaaataaaaaaaataaaaaattcttgTACTAACCAACCAAGTTTTTCAGAACTGAGTTTTAAGTTGGTTCATGGATCGTCTATATTAATAGAAGTTTCAGTTAAGAAAGGCACAGAAAATACTGAACTTTAACCAAGTACCATTTATTTCAAGTTTATCTGACATGGGAAGTTGTGACTAAGGAAAAGAAGTTTATAGCTTTGAGGACAAGGGGGTGAAGATATATGGTTGGTCTTATAAATCTATATTAACTCATTGGCACAGAGAAGGGGTTAGACCGGTCTGCTCAACATGTTATATAATTCAGTTGCTGCAGGTGCAAGCGAATGGGGCACAGTGCAATGCTGGCAGCAAAATGTAGGATTAAACAGCAATTTAAGGTGATAGCAAAATCTgccagtgaaacaaaaaaaaaagttctcagtGCCCATTAGCTATGACggtacattaaaaagaaatgtagaTTTACCTGGTGAAACAGTTCCATGTCAATCTCTGCCTCTGCCTGCCAGGAGTTCtcatcttaaaaacaaaaaaagattaatgcCAGTTATTAGAAGATTATGTATTACCGACAGAACGGCAGATTAAAATCCAACAATCCACAGGCAAAGGAGTAATTAACATGTGGAAAAGTTCATATATGTTAGCGATTGTACCTGCTGGGTTTTCCTGGAATATGACTTTAGCTCCCTTGAGGAAGTTCTTTCCTATGAGAAAGACCTCCTCACCTCCTTTCACAGAGCAGCTGTGTAGGCTCTTCTTCAGGATCTCAGGTGCTCCAGCAGGCTGAGCTGTAGACAGGAAAATGGCcctcaataacacacacaacacttgGTACTACGAAAAGGGAATTTCTAAAATAGAGGACAGACATTGATGACACTCCGTCAGAACTGAAATAGGGCAAAAACGTGTCTCCAATGGAAGACCAGGTAAGAGACAAAAAAATCATGAGCATGATGGTAATTATGGCATAAAAGCCACTGAGATAACTGCTGCTACGTTCATGCTGAGTGACATTTTCTCAAATTCTGtcaagaggggggggggaaaaaaaaaaaaaaagaaaattttgctgttattttaatgtCAGCTGTCTTAAACTCAAGATGCTGAAGTAACTGaatttaataaaagcaaaaaatgagcGAATACCGATATTTGCTTGCTTTTACTCACTCATTAAGAGCTTTGagtaaagaaattttaaaaaatatcaacaCTACAAAATGCTTATCTAAACCAGGAATAAAATCTCAAATCCACTTTTAACTAAATTTCATCAACTTATATGCCTGGAAGACACTATACAAATGGTCACTTACAATGGTGTTACGTTCTATGTaacccatcgtaaattgaaaatatcataagtcaaaaatgtatttaatacacctaatacacacctctctGTGACCAGAAGATACTGATCGCTGTTGCTGCTCAGCATCGCGAGAGGGTATCGCACTGcgtatcacttgcccgggaaaaaatctaaattcaaaattcgaagttcggtttctactgaatgtctatcgccagctcactttcataaagtcgaaaaaattgtaagtcgaggagcaccTGTAGTTCTAAGGAGTATGTACATTTGTGTTGGCTAACAAAGGTTGCTGCAGAAGTGGTTAAGGATTTAGATAACTAAAAATGTCCATTTATACAATCCCTCTGACTCCTGGGTAGCAAGAATCCCAAACGTGTGAGGTTTATAGATGGCTGTACAGTACACTCACTGCAGAGGATAGGGGAAGACGGAGCCTGTAAAATGAGGACAGAGCCGTCGGGCCGGGGGATGTTGACCCGAAACACTAGACGGGCTCGCGTGCTCTTCTTTTTGGAGCCAGCCACCCCAATGCGGGCTTCCACATCAGCATTACGCAACTTGAGGATTCCAACACAGTCCACCCTGAGGAGAGACATGTATGTTGGCACAGAGGGTTTCGCCTGGGCCTTGGTTGCACCTGCTGGTACACATCTCCCTAAAGGAGTTCTGTCTGAGAGCACCTGTTCACCTTATCTGATCTGTTTTGTTGTCACAGTGATGTGGCagccaaatttaaaaaaactaatacttgaataatttaataaatttaataatgtgAACATTACTTGAATAATTTAATTGAGGAAATTTTCCAGTTAAATTCATATATGGTTTAAATTGAATTTGGTTATTTTGAGTCTCTAGCGAGACGTCCATGAACGTTAAAACGAGAAACTGATGCTTACGCCAGAGTCATGTTATTGCTTGGGTCCAGGCCCACTTCAATGACTGTGGTGCTGTCAATATCCACCTCCTTACAGGCCGTGGTGTTGCGGCCAGTCACTCTGCAGGCCTGGTAGAAGCCGTGTGGCTTCACTCGGCCAGCGTCATTACCAACAAACACCTGAAGAACCACCGGCTCGTTCACCCCCTCCACCTGCAAAGACAGAGGAGCCACTATTAAGCAAAAGGTCAATATTCAGTAGAGACAACATACCTCCACAtgcatacaaaaataatttaaactttgAAATTCAAAACAATTGTTTCTCTTTCAAAATTCTGCTGTAGCTTCAGCCTCAATtgttatgattaaaaaaaaaaaagagggacaaAAAAGGGAAAGGCAAGTGGACATGAAAATGTGGACttagaaatgaaacaaaaggctGTAACTTTCAACACACTGGGCAGCATTAAGAAATGTGGCAGTGCTCATAAACAAGATCTGTCATATTATTGTTCTGCCTCTTTATAAGTGATCTTtcaatgaaaatgtcaaatatgtgaaaaatagtAGCTTTATTGTTAACTGAACTATTTGgctgagggggcgcggtggcgcagtgggttggaccgggtcctgctctctggtgggtctggggttcgagtcccgcttggggtgccttgcggctgactggcgtcccgtcctgggtgtgtcccctccccctccggccttacgccctgtgttgccaggtaggctctgattccccgcgaccccgtatgggacaagcggttccgaaaatatgtgtgtgtgtgaactattTGGCTGATCCTGACAATGAGCCAGGGAGTGCAAAATGAAGGCCATCATTATGGCAAGcacacaaatgtgtgtttttggaaagTTGAAAAACTGACACCATTTCTCATTCCACAGATTCACACACGTCATATGCAGCATCTTCAAAATATTTGGGAATGAAACACATGGAGGACAAACTGTTTCTGTACAGCTTGGAGTAACAGAATTCAATTGTGTGCAGTAAGCTTGgctgagaaataaatgaaggaattcAAAACAAGCCCTATGGATAAGCAGGGGCAGCCCAACGTGTTATGAAGCCCAACCTTTACAGTGGGGAAACCCTGCTGTGTGCGGTCCTTCACAGACCCTCGACTGCCTTCTGTCAGGTAGCGTGCTCGATGCTGGGTCTCTGGTTGTACCAAAATCTTCAGCTCCTTGCCCTCGCTCTTCGCAGGGTACTGCACAGACAGCGTGCTGGCTTTTGGACTGCTTGACTGCAAACCCTCCGCtgaactgcaaaataaatgagcCATTCAATACTTACGATAGCGAGATGCCAACAAAGTCAAATCTAAAACAACGGATCACATTCAGACGTTATTATAAGCCAGAACTATATTTTTGCtagtcttttaaaaaaaaaaatgccttgatAAACAGAATCGGTCCCCTAAACACAAACATAATTGGTACCAAGAGTTAGTTTCTTACTTGAAAAGGATGTAAGTTGATTTCGATATAGAGTGGCCCAAGGGCTCATCATCAGTTCTACAACTTATTCCATATTTTGCCACTTATGCAATATGTTGGCAAAAATGGTGGTTTTGGACTAAGTGACTATGCttcaaaaaatgtgcatttcaccaaAAGGTGGAGGAAtgcacacttttgtttactcagagCTGCACATCACCTTTGAGACAGacatctgctaattgaataaatgtaatgtacagtatattccaGCAACATGACAGTTCTGTGTTACAGATGGGAAGAGAACAGAAGACTGTAGCTCTTCCATTGAGTAGATTGAGGATAACAGGCTGGCAGACAGTCCCTCCTTCTGGAGAGCCAAGAAATGTTCTGAGACCCCTGGCTGGGTAttgaaaagcataaataaagcacaataaagacGCCTGGCCAGAGCTACAGCAGGGAGTTGACAAACAGCACTTACTATTTGTAATTGCTAGCTGTCAGGGTGACGCTTTGGCAAGTGACTTGAATTGCATGTTagcatatggaaaaaaaaacgtgttaCAGCTTTGAATTTGTAATGGCAAAAAGTTCGTTACTGGAAAGTGCAtaaagaggaaacccactctaTTTGGCTCTATAAagctgctaaatgattaaaaagtaaaacaatctGTGTACAATATTAGAAAAATTGAATATTAGTTTAACTGGAATATATTCTCAGGAGCAGACAACAGCCCCCCTTTTCACACAGGTGGTGCAATGTGTGGTATTTCACTTTCTGCCGTTTTTGGCATACACTgtgccacacctgcagctctaaATCTGCCACATGCCCCTAGGAGCCTCTGGGACCTTAAGCAGCAGCCAGTTACCGTAACTGGAACTAATCCCCGGTCTGGCACCACCCTACAGCCCTGACACAGCACTAGCCTTATGCTCATTTAATGAAGGAGCGAGAAGAGGCAGGACACAGTGGAACAATCCTTATCAGGAACAAGGCACAATCCACTTTCTTTCCAAGTTCCAGGCAAGCAGTGACCCCTGTGTGATACAGCACTGAGAGAGACCCACCTGGAACACAGCAAACTTGGGAGCAATCTTTGCCGCAAAAGTTTGAAGACCTACTGACTGTCACCCAAAGCTTTCTACACTCACAGCCAACAGTCCTTAACCAGCTCCAAACAGACCAAAAACAAGGTTAACAAATTGCAGTGCTGTCTCAACCTGTCCAATTATTTGTATTGTAACCCGCAATGTGCCCGAGTTAAGACCTGAACATCCCAGGGAAACCAGACTCAACATGACAAAGATTTTATTTCAGCAGttcctgttaaataaataaatgaataaaaaaataaataaataaataaataaataaataaatgccacaTAACATGGGAAAGTACACAATAGTACCATCTTGAGCCTTAATGCACAGGGAGGGTTAAATATACTTATAAGCCCTCCCACATCTCAGTTCACAAGTTTATTTTCTAAACTTTTGCTgtccaatacacacacaatgaggaGAGTCTTTGGTATATAACTAACCAAGGACTACTATGAAGGACGTTTGTCCTTATTTTGAACCAGACGTTAACCTAAGGGACCTTAAAACGTTGACAAGCAATGAAAGTGTTTCACTCATTAAAGAAAGGGGAATATCTCAAATCAGAGAACAgcaaattactattatttcttttttaaaagattaacTCAAAGCAGTCAAgccattttcagtcatttatacaggtgtTTAAGTATAACATGAGGGAGCCTCAATGTGGTAGGAGGCTGCCTGCTACCATCCCCTATTTGAACGGCAGAACGCACCTTCCCTTGGGACAAGCCTTGATATCCGAGGCCAGCTGGGAGAGGACGAAGTGCGGCCCTTTGGCGCTATCTGCATCAAACACATCCATGCTGGCCTCGGAGGCAGAGGTGGGCTTGGGTCCAGGACGCTGACGTGGTGTACGCTTGCGGGATTTGCGTGGTACCTCAGTGTTATCATTATAGGAACCGGAGCTCACGATACTGAAGTTGGAGGCTGAGTCATCCATCCAGATGCTGGCACTCTGCTCAGAGTCTTGGGTTGGGTCTTCATGGGAGGACATGCGGCTGTCATCCAGGAGATCCTCCGGTGGGGGCGAGATATTTAGTACCGTCCGGCGCTTCGAGGGAGTTGACTGGAACTGTTGGGGCTGTGGTGCtgttcctcctgctcctccagacCAGTTGCCACCACCACTGCTGCATCCCATGGCATCCGGTTCGACCCCTGATGACTTACTCTCAATGGCAAGAGCTCTGACAACCCCACTGCTACTTGGACCTTCACCCGCAGCAGGGTTGTCATGTTCAGCGGCCTGGTCGGTAACACAGGACGGGGAGTGCATCGTGGGGCTGGAAGATGGAGGACAAGCAGTGCGAGGACATCCCATGGGCATGGAAGATGAACTGGAGGTGGCATCTGCAGTGTACAACATGGACAGTAAATATCGGTACCTCCACCATCATGGGCTAGCAGTCCCATTCAAGCAGCGAAATCTGAACCTTGCCAAGTTTGTTTCCTTGTTGTCACTTTAATTCATTGTCTCCCAGTGTCAATGAgacaatttcaattttttaaaaaatacgaGATGTCCTTCAGCGTCATTTCACA of the Scleropages formosus chromosome 7, fSclFor1.1, whole genome shotgun sequence genome contains:
- the LOC108926347 gene encoding nuclear factor of activated T-cells 5-like isoform X2, producing the protein MPMGCPRTACPPSSSPTMHSPSCVTDQAAEHDNPAAGEGPSSSGVVRALAIESKSSGVEPDAMGCSSGGGNWSGGAGGTAPQPQQFQSTPSKRRTVLNISPPPEDLLDDSRMSSHEDPTQDSEQSASIWMDDSASNFSIVSSGSYNDNTEVPRKSRKRTPRQRPGPKPTSASEASMDVFDADSAKGPHFVLSQLASDIKACPKGSSAEGLQSSSPKASTLSVQYPAKSEGKELKILVQPETQHRARYLTEGSRGSVKDRTQQGFPTVKVEGVNEPVVLQVFVGNDAGRVKPHGFYQACRVTGRNTTACKEVDIDSTTVIEVGLDPSNNMTLAVDCVGILKLRNADVEARIGVAGSKKKSTRARLVFRVNIPRPDGSVLILQAPSSPILCTQPAGAPEILKKSLHSCSVKGGEEVFLIGKNFLKGAKVIFQENPADENSWQAEAEIDMELFHQNHLIVKVPPYQNQAINSPVSVGIFVVTNAGRSHDIQPFTYNPEPDPSIPLPATSESGQVAEVSVKKEVQSLTNPCSFKEQMKGVQSAGSNLDSAVMAPVIPLIKREEVIPMEVSSHPVAESIRSAQEGDMRSNISNSNHPFSIPMACQPREADQQAAIYTSTEPLSTMQKQDVTPTDSFSMPGEAILQQLPQQFLLKSEGLQHEESCSGPDTGVVGLLQIVETPEQQSQLPLFPQDGVAQLERAVRQLQAGGFSSTHSDGSNLVQQVLEAAAQQQLNQVLYNPTSPLSESMQQVQENISGQQLQSAENSLMKEQQQEQQQVLEDLQKQLQSELFQPDISMQCGIFQDDSQTKTPQQQSSAQAMAPDQGPFFHSAEGLHCTATQHQQEQTHQHQEQAALFQQAEELLSIQTSSFLQQPPANPSPPQQLFHNSSQLTNTQGSLFLTQKASPTQEQVQAVIFQNTLTVLTSSTLSSDQQSPAPGIFLPQGALPSQLSADSSQQPQQQQMAFLDSMATSASNTQSGSVFPSQLPPIEQNTPMGQQLSSQQPQQQGQSMFQNLSAHPPSSTLSPSQQQQQTGLLYCASTLSTQEQSPSMIFESSGPSQESQSPALLFYPNSVVSVSQQETTEPMSYQDQSSIVENQPVSEPQQQSLFEGQQPMQVVPSSGSSAEAPVTIFMPQSAISVLQGSLSSQDLTQATIFSTQNETVALQTSTSSAVQQQASPFQTTVNMTTSQSSQDQQPGIFLFAIQNECGQLISSSASALSSHHENDAPMQSLLNQPASISGDMQDSVSTSQNIEKIDDLLESLQEQGNNISRSF
- the LOC108926347 gene encoding nuclear factor of activated T-cells 5-like isoform X1, coding for MPSDFISLLGADLDLNSPKSLYSKESVYDLLPKELQLPSSSESNPAAMTQKSGGEAGPPPPASLASDATSSSSSMPMGCPRTACPPSSSPTMHSPSCVTDQAAEHDNPAAGEGPSSSGVVRALAIESKSSGVEPDAMGCSSGGGNWSGGAGGTAPQPQQFQSTPSKRRTVLNISPPPEDLLDDSRMSSHEDPTQDSEQSASIWMDDSASNFSIVSSGSYNDNTEVPRKSRKRTPRQRPGPKPTSASEASMDVFDADSAKGPHFVLSQLASDIKACPKGSSAEGLQSSSPKASTLSVQYPAKSEGKELKILVQPETQHRARYLTEGSRGSVKDRTQQGFPTVKVEGVNEPVVLQVFVGNDAGRVKPHGFYQACRVTGRNTTACKEVDIDSTTVIEVGLDPSNNMTLAVDCVGILKLRNADVEARIGVAGSKKKSTRARLVFRVNIPRPDGSVLILQAPSSPILCTQPAGAPEILKKSLHSCSVKGGEEVFLIGKNFLKGAKVIFQENPADENSWQAEAEIDMELFHQNHLIVKVPPYQNQAINSPVSVGIFVVTNAGRSHDIQPFTYNPEPDPSIPLPATSESGQVAEVSVKKEVQSLTNPCSFKEQMKGVQSAGSNLDSAVMAPVIPLIKREEVIPMEVSSHPVAESIRSAQEGDMRSNISNSNHPFSIPMACQPREADQQAAIYTSTEPLSTMQKQDVTPTDSFSMPGEAILQQLPQQFLLKSEGLQHEESCSGPDTGVVGLLQIVETPEQQSQLPLFPQDGVAQLERAVRQLQAGGFSSTHSDGSNLVQQVLEAAAQQQLNQVLYNPTSPLSESMQQVQENISGQQLQSAENSLMKEQQQEQQQVLEDLQKQLQSELFQPDISMQCGIFQDDSQTKTPQQQSSAQAMAPDQGPFFHSAEGLHCTATQHQQEQTHQHQEQAALFQQAEELLSIQTSSFLQQPPANPSPPQQLFHNSSQLTNTQGSLFLTQKASPTQEQVQAVIFQNTLTVLTSSTLSSDQQSPAPGIFLPQGALPSQLSADSSQQPQQQQMAFLDSMATSASNTQSGSVFPSQLPPIEQNTPMGQQLSSQQPQQQGQSMFQNLSAHPPSSTLSPSQQQQQTGLLYCASTLSTQEQSPSMIFESSGPSQESQSPALLFYPNSVVSVSQQETTEPMSYQDQSSIVENQPVSEPQQQSLFEGQQPMQVVPSSGSSAEAPVTIFMPQSAISVLQGSLSSQDLTQATIFSTQNETVALQTSTSSAVQQQASPFQTTVNMTTSQSSQDQQPGIFLFAIQNECGQLISSSASALSSHHENDAPMQSLLNQPASISGDMQDSVSTSQNIEKIDDLLESLQEQGNNISRSF